The genomic window tgagagagagagacagagagagagagagacagagaaacagagagacagagagagagagagaaagtgagagagagagagagacagagagagagagagagacagagaaacagagagacagagagagagagagaaagtgagacagagagacagagagagagagagaaagtgagagaaagccagagagagagaaagtgtgggcGAGGTTTTATAggctcgctcgtcccaaaaaggTGAAGGGACCTTTCGGAGCAGCGAGGGCCAGACTGTGGGAAAGTCCACTGACCCCAggcggggttttccagtcccactcGCCCCaataccagaaaatcccatccagtgagtgagagagagtgacagagagagagacaaaaaacagagacagagagagagagagagacaggcagacagtgtgagagacagagagagagagaaagacagagtgagagagagagagagatgtagagagtacgagagtaagagagagagagagagtgagaaagaaagagagagagagagagtgagaaagaaagagagagagagagagggagagagagagacagacagacagagagagagagagagagaagtaaagtatatttattagtcacatgtacattcacattgcaatgaaggtactgtgaaaatccccgagagaaagacagagagaaagacagaatgagacagacagaaacagagagagagagaaagacagagtgagagaatgagaaggacaaagacagagagacagagtcagagagacagagagaaacagacagagacagagagagagagagagaaacagagacagagagagagacagagagagcgagacagagagagacagagcgagacagagagagagagagacagacagagagacagagagagagagagagacagagagagcgagacagagagagagagagacagacagagagagagagagtcagacagagagacagagagagagagagacagagagagcgagacagagagagagagagacagacagagagagacagacagagagagagagacagacagagagacagagagagagacagacagagagagagagagacagacagagagacagagagagagagatagagagacagacagagagacagatagagcaaGAGGGACATTGAGAGATGCAGGTATCAGGTGAATGAGAAAGAaaatcaaagagagagagagagagagggcgagagttgAGAATCTACAACAGGGAACAAGGAATGGAGATGACTGCAAAACATCTGGCTGATTCCAAAAATAATGTTCTGCCACTCAGTCACACGCTCTCTCAGATGTCTGGACTGTGAGATGAACACGGTGTATTTATAGGTAGATCACGATTACTTTGGGCTGTTAATTATAACAGTGCCCTTCTATTCTGTCGACAGAATCTCCCGCCGGTTAGGACAACCTTCCGGTACAGAAACACTGTAAATAAAACCTTTCCCTTTCACGAGGTACATTCTCTCAACCTCCATCGAAACCCTCCGCAGGTGTGTCCCCAACATCCCCCCAGTCCTGTGCACCACCTGCCCCTCTGGGGGACACCCGGGCCTGATCCTGAGGCCTCAGTCTGGAAGGCAAGGCCTCTCACTGTTGGTCTGTCGAAATCCTggacctctctccctcacagcgCGGCAGCTGcacctacatcacagggacagCAGCAGGTTCGAGGGAAAAGTTTTCttttttaagtttctttattagtgtcacaagtcagctgacattaacaccgcagtgaagtaactgtgaaaatctcctagtcgccacactccggcgcctgttcgggtaacactgagggagaatttagcatggccgatccacctaacctgcatatctttggacatcgtagctgtgagggacagctcggtggataggatattggtatgtagataggctggaaaattgggcggggatcctggattcaggattcaatcctggaccggggagcggcgcgggcttggagggccgaagggcctgttcctgtgctgtattgttctttgttctttgacactaaggggcaatttagcatggccaatccaccaaacctgcacatctttggacactaagggacaacttagcatggccaatccaccaaacctgcacatctttggacactaaggggcaatttagcatggccaatccaccaaacctgcacatctttggacactaagggacaatttagcatggccaatccccctaacctgcacatctttggacactaaggggcaatttagcatggccaatccaccaaacctgcacatctttggacactaaggggcaatttagcatggccaatccacctaatccacacatctttggactgtgggaggaaaccggagcacccggaggaaacccacgcagacacggggagaacgcgcagactccgcacagacagtgacccaagccaggaatcgaacccaggtcccgagcgctgtgaggtagcagtgccaaccactgcgccactgtgctgcccaccaccttcccaaaggggcaataaatgttgggcctTGCCAAcgatgtccatatcccatgagGTGGGTTCTCCTCCCTTCCCCACTCATTGTGCCAAGGTCTACCCATGGGATTTCTCAAACTCGGGCTACACCCTGATGCCCAGTCTACCTAACCTTACACAACCCATGgcgaacggcagatggagtttaatttagacaaatgcgaggtgacccattttggtagattgaaccaggacaggacttactcagttaatggtagggcgttggggagagttatagaacaaagagatctagggatacaggttcgtagttccttgaaagtgaagtcgctagtggacagagtggtgaagaaggcattcttggtttcattggtcagaacattgaatacaggagttgggaagtcttgttgaagttgtacaagaccttggtaaggccacacttggaatactgtgtacagttctggtcaccctattatagaaaggatattattaaactagaaagagtgcagaaaagatttactaggatgctaccgggacttgatggtttgagttataaggagaggctgaatagactgggacttttttccctggagcgtagaaggctgaagggtgatcttatagaggtctataaaataatgaggggcacagatcagctagatagtcaatatattttcccaaaagtcggggagtctaaaactagagggcataggtttaaggtgagaggggagagatacaaaagggtccagaggggcaattgtttcacacagagggtggtgagtgtctggaacgagctgccagaggtagtagtagaggcgggtacaattttgtcttttaaaaagcgtttagacagttacatgggtacgatgggtatagagggatatgggccaaacgcgggcaattgggattagcttagggggtttaaaaaaaagggcggcatggacaagttgggccgaagggcctgtttccatgctgtaaacctctgtgactctatgcctGTAACCGCAAATGCCTTTCGCCTCAACCACGCTACGTGGCAAAGTGTTGAAATCCCAATCGTTACAAACAGGGGGAGACTGATGTAAACATTGGCACAGAGCTCTTTCTGTTCTGGTTAACGTCTTTGTAACGTAGATCATACGTGCCAGAATCCATAAATTTAAACAGAAAACAGAaccgaaggagaccattcggcccattgtacaTCTGCTGGGTACAGTTATCCTTTTGCTTCCCCCCCTGTCACTTCCAATGCCCTTCCCGTACCTCGTGACGCACTAAGCCAGACCACCTTCTGTCCCCATAGCTCatcattcccagaacaggtcactagtctgttgccagggggCTTATAgctcgagaatcatagaatcatagaatccctacagtgcagaaggaggccatttggcccatcgagcctgcactggccataatcccaccgatccctgtaaccacacttatttaccctgctaatcctcctgacactaaggggcaatatagcatggccaatcaacctaaccggcacggtggcacagtgggttagcactgctgcctcgcagctccagagacctgggttcgattcccggcttgggtcactgtctgtgtggagtttgcacattctccccgtgtctgcgtgggtttcctccgggtgccccggtttcaacccacacgccaaagatgtgcaggttaggcagattggccgtgcaaaattgacccttaacctgggatgcgtaggttcgagggattagcggggtaaatgtgtggaattacagggataggtcctggctgggattgttgttggtgcagactcgatgggccaaataacctccttctgcactgtagggattctatctttggactgtgggaggaaaccggagcacccggaggaaacccacacagacacggggagaatgtgcaaactccacacagacagtgacccgagccgggaatcgaaccctggtccctggcgctgtgagacagcagtgctaacccactgtgccacggtgccagaagggcgccactccacatcaagtgtggccaaccaggagtctctcccgatCTTACTGCAGCCATTGGAGTGTTTGGAAGGATCTTGCAGGGTGGATCTCTCAACACAACTGCCTGAGCTGTCAAGTCCTgggctgggacttgaacccagagcttctgggccCGGAAGCAGGGCCGCTAACCCCACTGCGTCTCAAgaccacccctcactccccctcagccCTTTCATTTCCTCCCCTTTTCAAGGGatggtgatggccgagtggtattatctatcggtagactattaatcgggaaactcagctactgttctgggggacccgggttcgaatctccgtcagggcagacggtggaatttgaattcaataaaaactacctggaattaagaaactacttGTCGgaatgacccattgtcggaaaaatccatcttttcatttattagtgtcacaagtaggtttacattaacacagcaatgaagttactgtgaaaatcccccagtcaccgcactccggcgcctgttcaggaaacactgagcgagaatttagaatcctaacctgcacatctttggacaccaaggggcaatttagcatggccaatccacctaacctgcacatctttggacactaagggacaatttagcacggccaatccccctaacctgcacatctttggacactaagggacaatttagcatggtcaatccacctaacctgcacatctttggacactaagggacaatttagcatggccaatccacctaaaccgcacatttttggacactaagggacaatttagcatggccaatccacctaaaccgcacatttttggacactaagggacaatttagcacggccaatccacctaacctgcacatctttgaacactaaggggcaatttagcatggccaatccacctaacctacacatctttggacactaagggacaatttagcatggtcaatccacctaacctgcacatctttggacactaagggacaatttagcatggccaatccacccaacctgcacatctttggacactaagggacaatttagcatggccaatccacccaacctgcacatctttggacactaagggacaatttagcatggtcaatccacctaacctgcacatctttggacgctaaggggcaatttagcatggccaatccacccaacctgcacatctttggacactaagggagaatttagcatggccaatccacctaacctgcacatctttggacactaaggggcaatttagcatggccaatccacccaacctgcacatctttggacgctaaggggcaatttagcatggccaatccacccaacctgcacatctttggacactaaggggcaatttagcatggccaatccacctaacccacacatctttggacacaaaaggaattggccgtgttaaattgccccttagtgtccaaagacgtgtgggttaggtggagtggccgtgctaaattgccccttagttggggactagctagggtaaatgcagggggtttgggggatagggcctgggtgggattatggtcggtgccaacctgatgggctaaatgacctccttctgcactgtaagattctatgattccatcttaaaaatattcagtgaccgcCAAGCCCCACCctcgccttctgaggcagagagttccagagtcCCACGGCCCTCAtcgaaacaaattctcctcatctttgccCTAATAGGACTTGCCcctcattttaaaacagtgccaacTGGCTGCGCTTAAAGCAAGGTTTCCTCAGGTAACCTCTGAGTCATCTGCCAATTCAATTCAAAACATGTCCCAATAGTTGCTCACCCAACCAAACACTTTCTCCCTCTTTACCCTATCAAAATCCCTCGTGACTCTGAACACCCTGATTAAATCTTCCCCTTCTGGATGGCACGGCgggacagtggttggcacagctgcctcacagcgccagggatccgggtttgattcccggtcttgggtcactgtctgtgtggagttagtgtcgaaagatgtgtaggttaggtggattggccatgctaaattgccccttagtgtccaaagatgtgcaggttaggtggattggctatgctaaattgcccctgagtgtcgaaagatgtgcgggttaggtggattggccatgctaaattgcccctgagtgtcgaaagatgtgcgggttaggtggattggccatgctaaattgcccctgagtctcCAAAGGCATGAAGTTAAGGGAGATTagccatgcctaattgcccttcagtgtccaaagatgtgcaggctttgtggattggccattagtgtcagcggtattagtgaggtaaataagtgttctggggatagggcctgggtgggattgttgtcggtgcaggctcgatgggctgaatggcctccatcagcACTCCTTCTCCCCTCTGCACTCAATGAACTGTATGTTTTTGTCTGCAATGTGTTGCATTAATTTCGagaaggctagaatacaaaagcagctctgatgaagtgttatccagacttgaaatgttggctctattctctctccacagatgctgtcagacctgctgagattttccagcattttttgtcattgatactaaaatagggctgtataaggctctggtcagaccccgtttGGAATATTGGGAGCAGTTtcaggccccgtatctaaggaaggacttGCTGGCCTTGCAAAGGGTCCAGggtaggttcacaagaatgatccctggaatgaagagcttgtcgtatgaagaacggttgaggactctgggtctgtactcgatggagtttagaaggttgagggtggaccttattgaaacttatattgcgaggcctggatagagtggacatggggaagatgtctcCATTAgtattagcatggctaatccacctaatttacacatctttggacactaaagggcaatttagcatggccaatccccctaaccttcacatctttgggcactaaggggcaatttagcatggccaatccacctaaccttcacatctttgggcactaaggggcaatttagcatggccaatccacctcacctacacatctctggacactaaagggcaatttagcatggccaatccacctaacccgcacatctttgtacacgaagggataatttagcatggccaacccacctgaccccgcatatctttggacactaaggggcaaatttagcatggccaatccacctaactcgcaaatctttggacacgtacgggcaatttagcatggccaatccacctaacctgcacatctttggacactaaggggcaatttagcatggccaatccacctaacctgcacatctttggacactaaggggcaattgagcatggccaatccacctaatttacacatctttggacactaaagggcaatttagcatggccaatccacctaacctgcacatctttggacactaaagggcaatttagcatggccaatccacctaacctgcacatctttggacactaaggggcaatttagcatggccaatccacctaacctgcacatctttgtacactaaggggcaatttagcatggccaatccacctaatatacacatctttggacactgaggggcaatttagcatggccaatccacctaacccgcacatctttgtacacgaagggataatttagcacggccaacccacctgaccccgcatatctttggacactaaggggcaatttagcatgggcaatccacctaactcgcaaatctttggacacttacgggcaatttagcacggccaatccacctcacttacacctctctggacactaaggggcaatttagcatggccaatccccctaacctacacatctttggtcacttctggcaatttagcatggccaatctacctcaccTACACCttgctggacactaaggggcaatttagcatgtccaatctacGTAACCCgcgcacttttggactgtgggaggaaaccggagcacccggaggaaacccacgcagacacggggagaatgtgcagactccgcacagacagtgacccaaggccgggaatcgaacctgagtccctgacgctgtgaggcagcggtgctaacccgctgtgccacccgggGACTGCCAGAAATATTCAATTCTGGGTGGACCCATtgtgacactgaccccccccccccgccccccacccccctcccccgtcccagcTCGccgtccctccccccccttcccgtcCTTACCTGAGTTGCACTGTTGCAGGTTCCTGGTGACCCACTTGAGGAGGGGCTCGGTGGCGCACCCGCAGAACCAGGGGTTGCCGGCCAGCCGGAGTGAGGCGCCGGCCGGCAGCCCGTCCAGCAGCTCCCTGGCGGCGAAGGTGAGGCCATTGTGACTGAGGTCCACGTGTTGGAGGCGGGGCAGGCCGGAGAGGGCCCGGGGGGCGATGACGGACAGGCCCGGGTTGTGGCTGAGAAGCAGGGTGACCAGGCTGCGGAGAGGCCTCAGCAGCTCCTGGCTCACGCGGCTCAGGTTGTTGTAGCTCAGGTCAAGGTGCGCCAACCTCCTTAACGGCAGGAAGAGGCCGGCGGGCAGGTCGGAGAGGGAGTTGTTGCGCAGGTCCAGGTAGGTGAGGTCGGCGTGGCAGGAGAAGTAGCCCAGGGGCAGGGCGGGCACCCTGTTGTGCGCCAGGCTGAGGTTGGTGATGTGCATGGGCAGCCCGGAGGGGGCCGCCAGCAGATCCTTCTGGCTGCAGTCCAAGGCCTTCTCGAAACAGGAGCAGAAAGCTGGACAGCTACGAGCCAAGCCCCGAGCCATAAACATCAGGAGCAGAGAGCTCACATACATAATCCTGGCGTCTGGACGATCACACTGCCTTCCGTCCCCTCCACCTTCTACTGGGAGCCTGGATCCCGGGCCAGGCCGAACGAAGCCCCGCGATCGCCCTCACCCACGCATCGCTCCGACAGGCCCTGCCAATGAGAGGGGGGAAATCTCAATCACAGGAACAGCAGAGAAGCAGTCGGGAAAGGACCGGCTCGCGAGGTGGGGGCAACCCTCACTCAGCTTAGACtcagcactcacactcactcacacacactcacacacacacacacactcacactcacacacactcacacacacccacacacccacacacactcacacacactcactcacactcacacacactcacactcacacacacactcacacacactcacacacacactcacacactcacacacactcacacacccacacacactcacacactcacacacacacacactcacacacacacactcacactcacacacactcacacacacccacacacccacacacactcacacacacacactcacacacactcacacacacacactcacactcacacactcacactcacacacacacacacacactcacactcacacacactcacactcacacactcacactcacacacacacactcacacactcacactcactcacacacactcacacactcacactcacacacactcacacacacacactcacacacactcacactcacacacactcacacacacacactcacacacactcacacacactcacactcacactcacacacactcacacactcacactcacacacacactcactcacactcacacacactcacactcacacacacactcacacacactcacacacacactcacacacactcacacacactcacacaaacacactcactcacacacacgctcacacactcactcacacactcacactcaaacactcacacactcacacacacactcacactcactcacacacacactcacacacacacacactcacactcacacacactcacccacacactcacatacacacacactcacactcacacacacacactcacacacactcacacaaacacactcacccacactcactcacacatgcacacacacactcacacacacactcacacacactcacacattcacacacattcacacacactcacacacactcacaatcacactcacacaaacacactcactcacacacacactcacacacactcacactcaaacacacacactcacattcacacaaacacactcactcacacactcactcacactcacactcactcacacactcacactcaaacacacacactcacacaaacacactcacacaaacacacacactcactcacacactcactcacacactcacactcaaacacacacactcacacaaacacactcacacaaacacacacactcactcacacactcacactcactcacacactcacactcaaacacactcacactcacacaaacacactcacactcacacacactcacacactcaaacactaaaacacacactcacacactcacacacactctcacacacacacacactcactctcacacacactcacacacatacactctctctcacacacactctcactcacacactgacacacactcacacacactctcactcacactcatactcaagaacagtttctttcctgctgccatcagacttttgaagggacctacctcacattaagttggtctttatagcgtctatagcacgcaagaaacaatacttttcactgtatcccaatacatgtgacaataataaatcaaatccttctcccctatgtactctatgaacggtatgctttgtctgtatagcactcacacactcacattaacattctctctcacacacataccacctcccccccacactcacacactcacacactcacactctctcagacataccctccccaccatccacccctccgccccacacatacactcacatactcaagaacagcttcttccctgctgctgtcagacttttgaatggacctacctcgcattaagttgatctttctctacaccctagctgtgactgtaacgcattttgcaccctctcctttccttctcaatgaacggtatgctttgtctgtatagcgcgcaagaaacaatacttttcactgtatcccaatacatgtgacaataataaatcaaatccttctcccctgtgtactctatgaacagtatgctttgtctgtatagcacacacacagacagagatacacattcacacacatacaattACACCCACACTCAAGCAAACActtgcacacatacatacacagacaagatacagacacacagactcacacgcacactagacggacacacacacagacaagacagaggcacacacacacacacactctcactcacgcactaaCACACGGATAAGATatagacacacagactcacgcacactggacagagacacacacagacacacagacaagaTAGAGACCCACACAAAACAGAGgcacaagcagacacacacacacacagctcagacacacagactgtacagagacacacagacacactgctcagagacacacacagacacacacacacacacagagacaagatagagacacacacaaaacagaggcacaaacagacacacacacacagctcagacacacagactgtacagaggcacacagacacactgctcagagacacacacagacacacacacactcacagagacaagatagagacacacacaaaacagaggcacaaacagacacacacacacagctcagacACACAGACtgtccagagacacacacacacactggacagagacaaacacagacactcattagacagacagacacacacccacacacactaggcagagacagacacac from Mustelus asterias chromosome 31, sMusAst1.hap1.1, whole genome shotgun sequence includes these protein-coding regions:
- the LOC144481711 gene encoding leucine-rich repeat-containing protein 55-like, with translation MYVSSLLLMFMARGLARSCPAFCSCFEKALDCSQKDLLAAPSGLPMHITNLSLAHNRVPALPLGYFSCHADLTYLDLRNNSLSDLPAGLFLPLRRLAHLDLSYNNLSRVSQELLRPLRSLVTLLLSHNPGLSVIAPRALSGLPRLQHVDLSHNGLTFAARELLDGLPAGASLRLAGNPWFCGCATEPLLKWVTRNLQQCNSDSREVECAGPAAVKGIPLFTLTEESFKACRFSLSLDDYLFIAFVGFVVSIASVATNFLLGITANCCHRWNKATEEEEM